A genomic stretch from Scomber scombrus chromosome 8, fScoSco1.1, whole genome shotgun sequence includes:
- the LOC133984452 gene encoding tetratricopeptide repeat protein 39C-like isoform X2, translating to MAGPEQSQQQQQVEEKAEHIDDAEMALQGINMLLNNGFKESDELFRRYRSSSPLMSFGASFVSFLNAMMTFEEEKMQTACDDLRTTEKLCESDSAGVIETIRNKIKKSMDSQRSGVVVVDRLQRQIIVADCQVYLAVLSFVKQELSAYIKGGWILRKAWKMYNKCHSDISHLQETCQRRSSVHQESLSVDNANHNAPVENGVTAEALDRLKGSVSFGYGLFHLCISMVPPHLLKIINLLGFPGDRLQGLSSLMYASESKDMKAPLATLALLWYHTVVLPFFALDGSDTHSGLMEAKAILQRKSVVYPNSSLFMFFKGRVHRLECHINSALACFHDALELASDQREIQHVCLYEIGWCSMIEMNFEDAYRAFERLKNESRWSQCYYAYLTGVSQGASGDLDGASGVFKDVQKLFKRKNNQIEQFAVKRAERLRKISPTRELCILGVIEVLYLWKALPNCSSSKLQIMNQVLQSLDEASCRGLKNLLLGAIHKCHGNMRDAVQSFQLAARDDYGRQINSYVQPYAVYELGCILLAKPETVGKGRSLLLQAKEDFTGYDFENRLHVRIHSALASLKEVVPQ from the exons ATGGCGGGTCCAGAGCagtcccagcagcagcagcaggtagaggAGAAGGCAGAGCATATAGATGATGCTGAGATGGCTCTGCAAGGTATTAACATGCTGCTCAACAACGGATTCAAGGAAAGCGACGAGCTTTTCAGAAGATACAG GAGCAGCAGCCCACTGATGAGCTTTGGGGCCAGTTTCGTCAGCTTCCTG AATGCCATGATGACAtttgaggaggagaagatgcaGACGGCCTGTGACGACCTGAGGACCACTGAGAAACTGTGTGAAAGTGACAGCGCCGGAGTCATAGAGACAATCAGAAACAAGATCAAGAAGAGT ATGGACTCCCAGAGGTCAGGCGTTGTGGTTGTGGACCGCTTACAGAGACAGATTATTGTTGCCGACTGTCAGGTGTACCTCGCTGTACTCTCCTTCGTCAAGCAGGAACTCTCAG CATATATCAAAGGAGGCTGGATTCTCCGTAAGGCATGGAAAATGTACAATAAGTGCCACAGTGACATCAGCCACCTGCAGGAGACTTGTCAGCGGAGGTCCTCTGTCCACCAGGAGTCTCTCTCGGTGGACAACGCCAACCACAACGCGCCTGTAGAGAACGGCGTGACGGCTGAGGCCCTGGACCGGCTCAAGGGATCCGTCAGCTTCGGCTACGGTCTCTTCCACCTTTGCATCTCCATGGTACCACCACACCTGCTGAAGATTATCAACCTGCTCGGCTTCCCCGGCGACCGTCTGCAGGGCCTGTCTTCCCTTATGTATGCGAGCGAGAGCAAGGACATGAAGGCACCACTAGCTAC GCTGGCCCTCTTGTGGTACCACACAGTAGTGCTGCCCTTCTTTGCTCTGGATGGCTCTGATACACATTCAGGGCTGATGGAAGCCAAAGCTATACTGCAGAGAAAGTCAGTGGTTTACCCCAACTCATCCCTCTTCATGTTCtttaaaggacgggttcacagGCTAGAG TGCCATATCAACAGTGCTTTGGCCTGTTTCCATGATGCATTAGAACTTGCATCAGACCAAAGAGAGATCCAGCATGTGTGTCTCTATGAGATTG GTTGGTGCAGCATGATAGAGATGAATTTCGAGGATGCGTACAGGGCATTTGAGCGGCTGAAGAATGAGTCACGTTGGTCGCAGTGCTATTATGCCTATTTGACCGGAG TGAGTCAGGGTGCTTCGGGTGACCTGGATGGAGCGAGCGGAGTTTTCAAAGACGTGCAGAAGCTGTTCAAGAGGAAAAACAACCAGATAGAGCAGTTTGCTGTCAAAAGG GCTGAGAGGTTGAGAAAGATTTCTCCTACCAGAGAGCTATGCATCCTTGGTGTAATTGAAGTGCTGTATCTGTGGAAAGCTCTTCCAAACTGTTCCTCATCTAAACTGCAGATAATGAATCAGG TGTTACAGAGTTTAGATGAAGCTTCGTGCAGAGGCCTGAAGAATCTCCTCCTTGGTGCCATTCACAAATGTCATGGAAATATGAGAGATGCTGTTCAG TCGTTTCAGCTGGCTGCTAGAGATGACTACGGACGGCAGATCAACTCTTATGTTCAGCCGTACGCCGTCTACGAGCTGGGATGTATACTCCTCGCAAAACCAGAG ACAGTGGGAAAGGGGAGATCATTGCTACTTCAAGCAAAG GAGGATTTTACAGGCTACGACTTCGAGAACAGGCTTCATGTGCGCATCCATTCAGCCCTGGCCTCCTTGAAGGAAGTAGTGCCTCAGTGA
- the agxta gene encoding alanine--glyoxylate and serine--pyruvate aminotransferase a: MSSLSVPPPKRLQKPLAVPYRHMFGPGPSNVPSRILLAGANPVIGHMHPEMFEIMNDIKSGIQYMFQTKNSMTLAVSGTGHTAMECAIFNTVEPGESVLTAVNGIWGERAADMAERIGARVNTVVAPPGGFLTNEEIEQALSKYRPALFFLTHGESSTGVLHPLDGIGQLCHKYNCLFLVDSVASIGGAPLYMDQQEIDILYTGSQKVLNAPPGTAPISFSERACKKIFNRRTKPVSFFLDLKWLANYWGCDDKPSRVYHHTGPISAFYTLRESLAILVGEGLENSWERHEKVAEYFHAGLESMGLKLFVKDKTARLPTVTTIVAPHGYDWKEITTYIMKTHNLEISGGLGPSVGLVLRVGLMGFNSSKANVDMVLEALKDALKHCHKSKV; this comes from the exons ATGTCGTCCCTCTCGGTACCTCCACCAAAACGCCTGCAGAAACCGCTGGCTGTTCCTTATCGTCACATGTTTGGACCGGGACCTTCAAACGTTCCTTCACGGATCTTGCTGGCCGGAGCCAATCCTGTTATTGGACACATGCACCCAGAGATGTTTGAG ATAATGAATGACATCAAGAGTGGGATCCAGTACATGTTCCAGACAAAGAACAGCATGACTTTAGCTGTGAGCGGCACCGGCCACACTGCAATGGAGTGTGCCATCTTCAACACAGTGGAGCCTGGGGAGAGTGTGCTGACCGCAGTGAACGGCATATGGGGAGAGCGAGCAGCAGATATGGCAGAGAGGATAG GTGCCAGAGTAAATACCGTTGTGGCGCCTCCTGGTGGCTTCCTCACTAATGAAGAAATTGAACAG GCCTTATCGAAATACAGGCCGGCGCTGTTCTTCCTCACACATGGAGAATCATCTACAGGAGTCCTACATCCTTTAGATGGCATCGGACAGCTGTGCCACAA GTATAACTGCTTATTTCTTGTTGACTCTGTGGCTTCAATTGGGGGAGCGCCTTTGTACATGGACCAGCAAG AGATAGACATCCTGTATACAGGCTCTCAAAAGGTTCTGAATGCCCCACCGGGTACAGCCCCCATCTCCTTCAGTGAAAGAGCATG CAAGAAAATATTCAACCGAAGGACAAAAcctgtgtcatttttcttggaTTTGAAATGGCTTGCAAACTACTGGGGATGTGATGACAAGCCATCAAGAGT ATATCACCACACAGGCCCGATCTCTGCTTTTTACACCCTGAGGGAGAGCCTCGCTATCCTTGTGGGAGAG GGTCTGGAAAATTCATGGGAGAGACATGAAAAAGTGGCAGAGTATTTCCACGCCGGCCTTGAGAGCATGGGTCTCAAACTTTTTGTGAAAGACAAA ACAGCAAGGCTGCCTACAGTTACGACTATTGTTGCTCCTCATGGATATGACTGGAAAGAGATCACAACCTACATCATGAAAACACATAATTTAGAGATTTCTGGAGGTCTTGGACCATCAGTTGGCTTG GTGCTGCGTGTGGGACTGATGGGATTTAACAGCAGCAAGGCCAATGTTGACATGGTGCTGGAAGCCCTGAAGGATGCTCTAAAACACTGCCACAAGAGCAAAGTGTGA
- the dtymk gene encoding thymidylate kinase, with the protein MACKRGALIVLEGVDRAGKTTQCNKLVQTLQQSGQPVEMMRFPDRSTTIGQLISSYLEKKSDLEDHTVHLLFSANRWELVPLMKKKLEQGTTLVVDRYAFSGAAFTSAKPGFCLDWCKQPDVGLPKPDLVMFLQLSPAEAALRGQFGEERYETSVFQKAVQQKFEQLMKDSSVNWQVIDASQSVEDVHENIASHTHNAINKAQNLPLGQLWTRT; encoded by the exons ATGGCGTGTAAAAGAGGAGCTCTTATCGTGCTGGAGGGAGTGGACAGAGCCGGGAAAACTACGCAGTGTAATAAACTGGTCCAGACGCTGCAGCAGAGTGGACAGCCGGTGGAGATGATGAGGTTTCCCG ACAGGAGCACGACCATCGGGCAGCTGATCAGCTCCTACCTGGAGAAGAAGAGCGACCTGGAGGATCACACCGTTCACCTGCTGTTCTCTGCAAACCGCTGGGAACTGGT GCCTTTAATGAAGAAGAAGCTGGAGCAGGGCACCACTCTGGTTGTAGATCGGTACGCTTTCTCTGGAGCTGCTTTCACCAGCGCCAAGCCA gGTTTCTGCCTGGACTGGTGCAAGCAGCCTGACGTGGGACTGCCGAAGCCGGACCTCGTCATGTTTCTGCAGCTCAGCCCTGCCGAGGCCGCTCTCAGAGGTCAGTTTGGAGAAGAGAGATACGAGACCAGCGTCTTCCAGAAAGCGGTTCAACAGAAATTTGAACAGCTGATGAAGGATTCTTCGGTCAACTGGCAG GTCATCGACGCTTCTCAGAGTGTCGAGGACGTGCACGAGAACATTGCAAGCCATACCCATAACGCCATCAACAAAGCTCAGAACCTGCCACTCGGACAGCTCTGGACGCGGACTTAA
- the LOC133984452 gene encoding tetratricopeptide repeat protein 39C-like isoform X1, whose product MTAGDCDCACSRACSSFTYMMLTWNGANTIDYSIQLSLCLFFCVCVCVCVCLYVWSLHSLMFPPYSLCRSSSPLMSFGASFVSFLNAMMTFEEEKMQTACDDLRTTEKLCESDSAGVIETIRNKIKKSMDSQRSGVVVVDRLQRQIIVADCQVYLAVLSFVKQELSAYIKGGWILRKAWKMYNKCHSDISHLQETCQRRSSVHQESLSVDNANHNAPVENGVTAEALDRLKGSVSFGYGLFHLCISMVPPHLLKIINLLGFPGDRLQGLSSLMYASESKDMKAPLATLALLWYHTVVLPFFALDGSDTHSGLMEAKAILQRKSVVYPNSSLFMFFKGRVHRLECHINSALACFHDALELASDQREIQHVCLYEIGWCSMIEMNFEDAYRAFERLKNESRWSQCYYAYLTGVSQGASGDLDGASGVFKDVQKLFKRKNNQIEQFAVKRAERLRKISPTRELCILGVIEVLYLWKALPNCSSSKLQIMNQVLQSLDEASCRGLKNLLLGAIHKCHGNMRDAVQSFQLAARDDYGRQINSYVQPYAVYELGCILLAKPETVGKGRSLLLQAKEDFTGYDFENRLHVRIHSALASLKEVVPQ is encoded by the exons ATGACAGCTGGGGACTGTGACTGTGCCTGCTCCCGAGCGTGCTCCTCCTTCACTTACATGATGCTGACGTGGAACGGTGCCAACACTATAGATTATAGCATTCAACTaagtttgtgtctgtttttctgtgtgtgtgtgtgtgtgtgtgtgtgtttgtatgtgtggtcTCTTCACTCTCTTATGTTTCCTCCTTATTCTCTCTGCAGGAGCAGCAGCCCACTGATGAGCTTTGGGGCCAGTTTCGTCAGCTTCCTG AATGCCATGATGACAtttgaggaggagaagatgcaGACGGCCTGTGACGACCTGAGGACCACTGAGAAACTGTGTGAAAGTGACAGCGCCGGAGTCATAGAGACAATCAGAAACAAGATCAAGAAGAGT ATGGACTCCCAGAGGTCAGGCGTTGTGGTTGTGGACCGCTTACAGAGACAGATTATTGTTGCCGACTGTCAGGTGTACCTCGCTGTACTCTCCTTCGTCAAGCAGGAACTCTCAG CATATATCAAAGGAGGCTGGATTCTCCGTAAGGCATGGAAAATGTACAATAAGTGCCACAGTGACATCAGCCACCTGCAGGAGACTTGTCAGCGGAGGTCCTCTGTCCACCAGGAGTCTCTCTCGGTGGACAACGCCAACCACAACGCGCCTGTAGAGAACGGCGTGACGGCTGAGGCCCTGGACCGGCTCAAGGGATCCGTCAGCTTCGGCTACGGTCTCTTCCACCTTTGCATCTCCATGGTACCACCACACCTGCTGAAGATTATCAACCTGCTCGGCTTCCCCGGCGACCGTCTGCAGGGCCTGTCTTCCCTTATGTATGCGAGCGAGAGCAAGGACATGAAGGCACCACTAGCTAC GCTGGCCCTCTTGTGGTACCACACAGTAGTGCTGCCCTTCTTTGCTCTGGATGGCTCTGATACACATTCAGGGCTGATGGAAGCCAAAGCTATACTGCAGAGAAAGTCAGTGGTTTACCCCAACTCATCCCTCTTCATGTTCtttaaaggacgggttcacagGCTAGAG TGCCATATCAACAGTGCTTTGGCCTGTTTCCATGATGCATTAGAACTTGCATCAGACCAAAGAGAGATCCAGCATGTGTGTCTCTATGAGATTG GTTGGTGCAGCATGATAGAGATGAATTTCGAGGATGCGTACAGGGCATTTGAGCGGCTGAAGAATGAGTCACGTTGGTCGCAGTGCTATTATGCCTATTTGACCGGAG TGAGTCAGGGTGCTTCGGGTGACCTGGATGGAGCGAGCGGAGTTTTCAAAGACGTGCAGAAGCTGTTCAAGAGGAAAAACAACCAGATAGAGCAGTTTGCTGTCAAAAGG GCTGAGAGGTTGAGAAAGATTTCTCCTACCAGAGAGCTATGCATCCTTGGTGTAATTGAAGTGCTGTATCTGTGGAAAGCTCTTCCAAACTGTTCCTCATCTAAACTGCAGATAATGAATCAGG TGTTACAGAGTTTAGATGAAGCTTCGTGCAGAGGCCTGAAGAATCTCCTCCTTGGTGCCATTCACAAATGTCATGGAAATATGAGAGATGCTGTTCAG TCGTTTCAGCTGGCTGCTAGAGATGACTACGGACGGCAGATCAACTCTTATGTTCAGCCGTACGCCGTCTACGAGCTGGGATGTATACTCCTCGCAAAACCAGAG ACAGTGGGAAAGGGGAGATCATTGCTACTTCAAGCAAAG GAGGATTTTACAGGCTACGACTTCGAGAACAGGCTTCATGTGCGCATCCATTCAGCCCTGGCCTCCTTGAAGGAAGTAGTGCCTCAGTGA
- the zgc:103559 gene encoding allantoinase, mitochondrial, with protein sequence MELGSTVGAVRSTRVLVGNEVRPAVVVIKDGKIHQILSDRDFSADVACEVLDVGDNVVMPGIVDCHVHVNEPGRTTWEGFWTATRAAAAGGVTTIVDMPLNSIPPTTTLGNFSDKLQVASGKCFVDTAFWGGVIPGNQLELRPMIQAGVAGFKCFLIHSGVDEFPHVTDFDLHTAMKQLQGTGSVLLFHAEMDVLPTTEETGDPCQYSTFLQSRPDVMEIEAIRTVTQLCMQYQVRCHIVHLSSAKPLKLIDEARQAGAPLTVETTHHYLSLCAENIPAGATQFKCCPPIRGSMNREQLWSALKAGQIDMVVSDHSPCTPDLKKLDSGDFTQAWGGISSLQFGLPLFWSSASKRGFQLHDVVRLLSRKTSQLCSLDNLKGILAPGFDADLVIWDPEREFEIKEANIHHKNKLTPYLGVTLQGVVCATILRGRLVYREGSLCPEPLGKHLLIPQRRNQAQL encoded by the exons ATGGAGCTTGGATCAACAGTCGGTGCTGTGAGGAGCACGAGGGTGCTGGTCGGCAATGAGGTCCGTCCTGCAGTGGTCGTAATAAAGGATGGGAAAATCCATCAGATACTATCGGACAGGGACTTTTCTGCAGATGTTGCCTGTGAG GTGTTGGACGTGGGTGACAATGTGGTGATGCCAGGCATTGTAGATTGCCACGTTCATGTGAATGAACCAGGCCGCACCACCTGGGAGGGTTTCTGGACCGCCACCAGGGCCGCTGCAGCTGGAGGGGTGACAACGATTGTGGACATGCCGCT AAATAGCATCCCTCCAACTACCACGCTGGGTAACTTTAGCGACAAGCTGCAGGTGGCGTCTGGGAAGTGTTTTGTGGACACAGCCTTCTGGGGAGGTGTGATTCCTGGCAACCAG CTAGAACTTCGGCCCATGATCCAGGCCGGAGTGGCTGGCTTCAAGTGTTTCCTCATCCACAGTGGGGTGGACGAGTTCCCCCATGTGACTGACTTTGATCTGCACACCGCCATGAAGCAGCTACAAGGCACAGGAAGCGTCCTGCTG TTTCATGCAGAGATGGATGTTCTGCCGACAACAGAAGAGACTGGCG ACCCCTGCCAGTACTCCACCTTTCTGCAGTCCAGGCCAGATGTCATGGAGATAGAGGCAATTCGCACCGTCACACAACTCTGCATGCAATACCA GGTGCGCTGCCATATTGTTCACTTATCCTCTGCAAAGCCACTGAAACTGATCGATGAAGCTCGGCAAGCCGGAGCCCCTTTAACAGTGGAGACCACCCATCACTACCTCAGCCTGTGTGCAGAGAACATACCTGCAGGGGCCACGCAGTTCAAGTGCTGCCCCCCCATCAGAGGATCTATGAACCGG GAGCAGCTGTGGTCTGCATTGAAAGCTGGGCAGATTGACATGGTGGTGTCTGATCACTCCCCCTGCACCCCTGATCTGAAGAAATTGGATAGTGGAGACTTCACTCAGGCTTGGGGAGGAATTTCTTCTTTGCAATTTG GTTTACCACTGTTCTGGAGTTCAGCCAGTAAGAGAGGCTTCCAGCTGCATGATGTGGTGAGGCTCCTCAGCCGAAAAACATCCCAACTGTGTAGTCTTGACAACCTGAAAGGCATCCTCGCCCCGGGCTTTGATGCTGACTTGGTCATATGGGACCCAGAGAGAGAATTTGAG ATTAAAGAAGCAAACATACATCATAAAAACAAG ctcaccCCTTACCTCGGCGTCACACTGCAAGGAGTGGTGTGTGCCACCATCCTCAGGGGACGGCTGGTGTACAGAGAGGGCTCCCTCTGCCCCGAGCCTCTGGGGAAACACCTCCTCATCCCCCAGAGGAGAAACCAAGCCCAGCtgtga